tctttcatcaagccgagaacttttttttttgctcgagGCATTCCATAAACGTTATCAACCGGATAATCAGACGTTtcgaatttatgcaagtcctccttcatatggtcgtatatgtcggggacggtaaaattgtaaatcaaactgtcggtatccgtatacattaattttgctcggttgccaaATTTCTGCTGAATATAATTTGTGACGTGGATgtttcccgctcctcggtcactcggagaaaaggaccgagaacttaccgcgcgCACAATgaatcggcgtccacgatcTACCCTGGACctgaaacaatatcgcgaaattggTTGGGTACCTGGCGggatcaacacgcctcgaaatcggtaatgcgataTACCGCGATcatatactcgatagctcgGTTCCGTGGAGAGGGGagcggtaatttttgggtGGAGAGATACAGCACACGTACGCCAACACGTGGTTTGGCCTAGTTAATATacaattccaataatatatttctagCCAGCGAtaatacagaaataaaaataataataccgcGAAAGTCGTTCTTCGCGAGTCCAATATAAATACAGCGACATGATAACTCGTAAGTCGCTAGGCGTGAaccaaaattaaaaactgagggttaggaaaaaaaaagagaacgaacaaaaaaaaggtaataGATCTAGAAGACTTCTGttgcctacgtgcgctagtcgctgtcttaataataccctaactcacaaaaaccaaaaacaaaattttgactcgatgcgctgcccgcgatcgtcctctactAACTACGACGCTAATCGTCACTTAACCATAAACCGCTAGACAAAAACGTAAACGAGATCATAATCGACGCGCTAACCGCGATCGTTATTAAATCTAGGTGATGTCTTAtccctacgtgcgctagtcacCATCTTACTGATacacaataattcataaactaAACCAAAAGGACATCACTtgacgcgctaatcgcgaccaAATTCATAAATCTAGGAAGCTTCTCTTTTCTTGCTTGTGTGTAGCGTATTATGACGCGTCCGAGCTCTAGTCGTAGTcgctatttttaaaaagttcgCAACCCGTCCCGCTAAACCAAGCGTCTACGCACAGTGATACGCGACCCACACGAGAGGTGACACTTTTTACAtacgcagactcgacgagacccTGTGCAACGGAATTTGGTCACACTCAATTTCGAACCGAAATTATTCCCCACTcgaaaccgtgactctacgCGAGACTTTACAGGGATCAAATTGACTCTAtgcgttatcgcgaaaactcaggctacggtcatcatcaacgagatcggcaaacaaatttcgcgCGCTACTCTAACTCAATAAGCAAGTGGGCCGACCGTTTACCAGTGCGTGTTTGGAAGAGACCGCGAATTCTGGTGAAGAGTGATCGTGAGGAAAATTGAGGATGGAAATGATGAAGAGGccagaaataaattgaacagTCCGCACagagaaaattaacaaagaaatATAATTGAGATTTATTCTCCCTTGGgtttgtattaattttaaatatacaaaatggGTAACTGAGGTCGCGCGAACGATGGCGAAGCCTTTCGCGAACACGCGTTCTTTGGCTGGAAGAGCTCAACGAATATTCATAAACTGAAGAGaccgaaaaacgaaacaatatcgcgaaacgAATCGCGGGCGTAAATCGCGAGAGTTTGTTGATTTAATTTGACGAAGTGAGCCAGGGAtgttttggtaaaaaaactgttggaaAACTGAAGAGCACGAGTTGAACGTATCGTGGCTTTTCGAAGAATACCGGTCAAAAGAAGATGGCGGCGGAGCCTCATGTCGAGAAGTCaaagggcgggggggggggggggggggggggttggtCGTCGGGTTCGAAATCCGAGCGAGGCGACGGCCAATAGGTGCCGCCATCTCGAGTGAACTCCGAACGCCAAGAAGAATCCTGAACATTCTCCCCGCCTTCGGCGACCGTTGTCGTCGAAGAGTCCACTGGAAGCACTGCCAGTTTCGAAGTTGGTCTCTTGAAGGTTGAAGTAGCCGTACGAAGTGTCACTATTCGGGTGAGGCCATCGGATCCGGATTGAAGCTCGATCACTCGAGCAAGCGGCCATCTTGAAGGCGGAAGTCGTTCATCCGTAATTAGCACGAGTGAGCCGAGTTGGATTTCGTGCGAAGGATGACGccatttcgaaattgaaaggCTCCGTTGACCATCGCTGCCAGAAATGTTGAAGTGTGGCTTGAAGAAATTGCCATCTCGAAAGTCGAGATTTCGGAATTGTAATCAGCGATGGTTCTGGCACAGTTGTCAGCGCCTCTCCGGTCGTGAAGTGGCCTGGTGTAAGAGGCGAAGTGTCCTTAGGGTCTTCCGACAATGGACAAAGTGGCCTTGAATTGAGAATCGCCTCGACTTGCGTAAGAAGAGTCGTAAATTCTTCATACGTGAGCGAAACGTCCCCGATAACCCGACaaagatgaaattttgcaGATTTTACCGCGGCCTCCCACTTTCCACCCATGTGAGGTGCGGCCGGAGGATTGAAGGACCACGTTGTTCCGAGGTTGGTCAGAGAAATGATTGTAGAGTTCATTTCTGCTGAGCCAGCTTTGAAGAGAGCTCGAGTTCCGCGTCAGCTCCGATGAAGTTAGTGCCACAGTCGCTGTACAATGTGTGGCAGACGCCTCGCCGTCCTGAAAACCGCCGATATGCGGCAATGAAGGCTTCTGAAGTGTAGTCGGTGACGAGTTCGAAGTAGACTGCAGAAGTAGCGAATCAAACGAAGACGGCGAGGTTGCCCTTGTAGGTTTTTGCTGCTCGTCCGCGCCAAGTCTTTATGGTGAAGGGACCTGCGTAATCGAGACCGGAGTAAAGAAAGGCTTGTGAAGGCGTGACTCGGGCGGGCGGAAGTTGTCCCATAAGCTGCTGAGCTTAAAGTCCGCGAAGTCTTGCACAGGTGACGCATCGAAGAATGTGGGCGCGAACCGGAGCTTGGCCGCCCAAAATCCAGTACGACTGTCGAAGATAGCTTAAGGTCGATTGCGTGCCACCGTGAAGGGTCCGGGAATGAGCGTCAGAAATGACCAACGCCGTTACTCGCGACGTTCTTGGTAAGATCAGGGGGTGTTTTGCTTAGGGCTGCAGAAGTGAATGCTTGAGTCGGCCACCCACCGGGGGTAAGGTTGGCGAGAGGGTTACTCTTATGATGAGATCCTTTCGAAAGTATTTTCAACTCAGCCGCGAAGTATGTTTGTTGCACGAGACCTATCCAGAAGTGTCTTACCTCATCCACGTCCCCAGGTGTGAGCGGGTAGCTCATTGAGGTGCGAAGAAGGCGTCTGAAGCGCGCGACAGCTCGTTTACACACTGCCGTGATTCAAAGGAGTTTTCTCAGTGAAGAATAACGTCCGAGAAGGTCCTAAATCTGTCGGTCAGGGTCGGAAGTAGCGATCAAACCGAGCCCCGGTCTTACTTCGAGGTCCGCATCCGAGGAAGGGTCCAGCGGAGCGTTGGGCCACGTTCTTCGTGGAAGGAAGAGCCACTCAGGCCCGTCCCACCATAGTCGATGCTTTGAAAGTTGCCGAGGAGTCATCCCGCGCGTCGCGCAGTCCGCTGGGTTTTGTTTTCTTGCGACGTATCGCCAGGTTGCCTTCGAAGTGAGCTCTTGAATCGTGGCAACCCGATTGCGGACGAAGTCTTTCCATCGTGAAGGATGCGAAGTCATCCATGTCAGGGCGACTTCAGCGTCCGTCCAGAGGGAAACCGGAACCTCCGACAATTCCAGCGTTCTCTGGACGCCTGACATCAATTTTGCCAGTAGAAGGGCTGCCGACAACTCAAGTTTCGGTATCGTGAGTCGCTTGAGAGGTGTGACCTTGGTCTTCGAACAGACGAGGGTGACGGTTGTTGTCCCATCGGCCGACGTCGATCGAAGATAAACCGCTGCTGCTATAGCGAGCATCGAAGCATCTGAGAATCCGTGAAGTTCCACCTTGGATGTTGATGAAAGATGAAGCCACCGGGGAAGAGAGATGAGTGAGAGGTCACTCAAACTCGCTTGAAATCGAAGCCATTTTTCCTGAAGTTGCACCGGCAGTTTGTCATCCCAATGAAGCTTTGCCAACCACAGTTCTTGCAGAAAAGCCTTCGCTTTGACTGTGATCGGTGAAATGAAGCCCAACGGGTCGAATAACGACGCCGTCTCCGAAAGAACGGTCCTTTTTGTAACGTCTTGATGGAAAGATGTCTGAAGTGTAAACTTGAAGTTGTCCTCGGTCGAATTCCACTCGAGGCCGAGAAATTTGAGGTTGGGATCTTCCGAATTGATCGAGACCGTGTCCGTTCGGGACTCTGAAGTGACGTATCGAAGGGCGTCCTTTACGTTGGCTGACCACTTTTGAAGTGGAAAGCAGCCGCGCTGACAGATTTCTTGAAGTTGCCTTGCAGTCTCTTGAAGCTCTTGAAGGGTCTCAGCGCCCCCGAAGATATCATCGACATATCTTCCCTTGGTCAAGGGCGAGATAGCCAACGGGAAGTCGTGACCCTCGTCTTCGACGAGTTGAAGCATGACCCGGATGGCGAGGAAGGGAGCGCAGCTCAGTTCGTAAGTCACCGTTGTCAAATAATATGGAACGACTTGATTATTGGGGTCGACCCATAGGATTTGTTGAAGAGCCCAGACGTCCGGGTGGACTGCGATTTGTCGAAACATCTTTGTTACGTCCGTCGTGAAGATTAAGCGATGGCGTCTAATCCATAGAAGAACGTCGGCGGTGTCTTGTTGAAGTTTGGCCCCGGTGTGAAGAATATCGTTGATCGACACGCCGCTTGTCGTTTTGAAGGATCCATTGAAGACGACGCTAAATTTCGTTGTGGTGCTGTGGGCGCGAAAGACGCCGTGATGCGGAAGGTAGAATCATGATCTTGAAGAGTCCGTGTTGGTCGCGCGAGCCATGTGCGATAGCGTTTCGTATTGTTTAAGGAATTCGTTGTAGAGCTCGCGATACGAATCGTTCGTCGAGAGCCGCCGAAGAAGTTGATGAAGGCAACGTTTTGCGCCAGCAAACGAATCTCCGAGAGAAGACGGAGGTGCCTTAAAGGGAAGCCGAACCACGTAACGACCGTTGTTGTCTCTCGTATACGTGTCCGTGAAGTGCAAGACGCCTCTTCCGGTTCGGGTGTAGGGGCCGAATCCGAAGGAAGTTCCTCTTGTTCCCGGAACTTCGTGAGCAACAAATCGATCTTGTCGTCGATTGAAGTGTGCTGAACGCGAACCGAACTTGAAGAAGAATCGTTGACCGGACCGAGTACGATCCATCCAAGAAGTGTTCGTTGGGCGACAGGTTCAGTGGCTCGACCCCTGATAATTTCCGGCTCGACCAAGAGACCATACGACACAGCTCCGATGATGACGTCGATTGGTCCTGGTCTTGAGAAGTCTGGATCGGCTAGAAGAAGTCCTCGAAGATGTTCCCATTGGATTGAAGTCGTGAACGAGGGGAGCGTTGGAGTGAGAATGTTGAGAACAAACGCAGTCACTTTGAAGTTTGAAGTTGAATCATAGATTGAAGATAGGGTGACGGTGGCAGCTCCCCGCGTACGGCCCGCAGACGAACTCCCGATTCCAAGAATATTAATCGAAGCGGCCATCCGTTTTAATCGGAGAAGTGGTACCGTGCGTTCTGAAATAAACGAAAGTTCAGCACCGGGATCAATCAGTAATCGGACTCGATGCGAGTTGCCGGAAGGTGACGTCAGAACTGCTTGGCTCGTTGCTAGTAAGACTGATGGCCGAAAAACCCGTGTCGTTGAAAGGTCCCTTGAAGTTGCGGAAGGGTCGAAAGAGTCAGAAGCGACCGAAGTCAGAAGTCGTGTCGGGGTGTCGAGCGAGCCAGTAATCGCGTCGCATGAGTGACTGTCGCTGAGTCAAGCCTTAGGCTCATTCGGTGACGAAGTGGCCACTGGCTCCGACGTCGGTGGTCGGTTGCTCGAAGTGTCCTTTGAAGTTGACTGCCATAAGGTTAAAGCGGCCGGTTGGGTAGAAGACGGGAGGTAGATCATCGTATGATGTTTCCCGTTGCATTCGAAGCATCTCCTTGTGACGCGGCAATTCGCGGCCGAATGCGGTCCGAGGCAGTTGAAGCAGAGCCGCCGTTGTTCAGCGACGAGGCGGCGCTCCTGAGGGCTCTTTTGTTTGAAGAGGCCGCACTTTGTTATGAAGTGAGACCCGAGACAGAAGTGACAACACTGTCGCGTTGCCGGCTGGATTCAGAGGGGCTGTCGCTGCGACCGCTGCCGCTGTGTCGATATTCCGGCTTCTGCCGTCCACTTGGTTGGCCTGCGGATTGGTCGTTTGCGACGTAAACGCCTTGACCGAAGAAGACGACCGTTTCTGTGGTGTATTTGAAGTGCCCAAGGAAGTTGGCCGTGGCGAGGAGGCTTTTCCGATGTCGATACTCTCGAGGGCTCGAACTCGGGTTGTCAGAAACTCTCGTAGCTGCGGAAGTGTCGCCGGTTCCGTTGAAGAGCCCAATCTCAACTCCCACTGTTCTCGTAGGTGATGGTCAAGGCGAGAGACGATGAAGTGAACCAGTATTGTGCCCCATTCGTCCACCGGCATTTCCAGAGACCTCAACGCGTTTAGAACCGCACTCGTAGTGTTGATGAGCGCGTTGAGGGACTTGTACGATTTTGGTGTGATGGTTGGGATTCCGAAGAAGCAGTCCAATTGGGAAGTGACCAAGAGGCGCTTGTTTTCGTACCGAGCGTCCAGGAGATCCGAAGCAGTAATAAGCGATTCTGAAGAGACCGGTAGATTGGCGATGAGCTGGGCGGCATTGCCTTTCAGGGAGAGCCGAAGATAATGCATCTTCTCGACCGAAGTGATATCCGGGTTCTGGCCGACAAGGGAGACGAAGAGATCATGAAACGACCTCCACGAATGAAATTCTCCATCGAAATCTGGAATCTTGATCTTTGGAAGTGCACTTCGCATGTGCGAAGATCCCGGAACGGCCGAAAGATCAGCGAGGTTAGTCCCCGTGGGCTCGACCTGCTCGTAGTGCTCCTTGATGGTAAGCAAAGCCACCTTGGCATCCTCGTACGACTACTGGCATTGGGCTTCGAGGCAATCCTTGAAGTATTCCGTCTCCGCCAAGTTCTCGCAGTTCATATCGAGAAGAATGGCGTGCTCCCGTTGAAACCTTTCCCAGTTGGTTTCCAACAACGATAGGCGTGTTGTTGCCAACGTTTTATTGGTATTCTGCGGGGTTGACGCAATCGTCTTGTTCGCGAGGGCCTTGATGCACTGAAAGGTGCTGATGAGCCCGGCGATGCGACGCTCCATCTTGGCGATGTTGCTCGTCATCACGGAAGTATCCGGATCTTGAAGGAACGCGAAGTGACCGAGGAGCTCGAACGAGTTGCGGCACGAAATTGTCAGACGCGAACCACGCACAGACTCGAGCAGATActgtgtttgaaaattcacggAAGGTCACTCAAAGTACTCAAGTCGAAGGGACCGGCGAATCAGAacgcgaatcgaggcaaaatCGTccaaaaaaaatcgcgaacgAACCGTAGCCCGAAAAACCCGAAATGTCACAAGGTCACGTAATACACTCGCGATTTGTCCCGAAAATATCACCCGAAGTATCGAACAACCGCAcggtcgaagaaaaaaaaaaccgaagcGCCCGAAGGACGCGGTTGTCGCGAACGCGAGTCACGTGAGCGCTTGATCTCATTCGCGAGTGCGAGAGAGCGCGTGTCACCGTTCGAAGTGTTCAAGTTCACCTGCACTAAGCCTCTACTGAATACGAGGCGTATGATGCAGCAGTGTACCGAAGAGCACGagcgcgtgtgtgtataacgCGAGAGTCGCGAGGGAGGTCGATCTCAGCAACGAGAGCGAGAGAGCACGCACTATTGTCCGAAGTGTCCTATCCACACACACAGCTGAGCCTATAATGCGTAAGGCGAAAAACCGTTATATTTGTCGAAGCACTATACTGAAGAGCACAAGCGCGTGTGTATATAGCGCGAGAGTCGCGAGGAAGATCGATCTCAGCAACGAGAGCGAGAGAGCACGAACTATTGTTCGAAGTGTCCTATCCACACACATAGCTGAACGAGCGAAGAGCGACTTGTTTACGAATGGCCGCACAAAGAGAAGACCGATAGCTCAAGCCGGCGTGACGAACGCGTGTTCGCGACGAAGAAACGCCGGTTCTCTCGCACACTGTATGAAATAAACCCGAAATACACACGAAATTTCCTTCCCTTTCTTCAGCAAACACTCAAAAATCGCTCACTGTTCACTCGGATCCGGCTCGAAGGACCAGTAATGTTTGGAAGAGACCGCGAATTCTGGTGAAGAGTGATCGTGAGGAAAATTGAGGATGGAAAAGATGAAGAGGCCGGAAATAAATCGAAGAGTCCGCACACAGAAATTGACAAAGAAATATAATTGAGATTTATTCTCCCTTGGTTTtggattaattttaaatacataaaatTGGGTAACTGAGGTCCCGCGAACGATGACGAAGCCTTTCGCGCACccgcgtttttttttgtctggaAGAGCTCaacgaatatttataaactgAAGAGaccgaaaaacgaaacaatatcgcgaaacgAATCGCGGGCGTAAATCGCGAGAGTTCGTTGATTTAATTTAACGAAGTGAGCCAGGGATGTTTTAGTAAAATAAAGTGTTGGAAAACTGAAGAGCACGAGTTGAACGTATCGGGGCTTTTCGAAGAATGCCGGTCGAAGAAGATGGCGGCGGAGCCTCAAGTCGAAAAGTCAAAaacagggggggggggggggtggttGTTCGTCGGGTTCGAAGTCCGAGCGAGGCGACGGCCAGTATGTGCCACCATCTCGAATGAACTCCGAACGCTAAGAAGAATCCTAaacactatatatatatatatatatatatattgtaacgttttaggcgttacgttaataaaatatggatccgcgagtttacttattatcaaatcaaaagaaatcaagagcgtgaataaaaatatcgtgataaatgcttttaatgcaagatacgtgtttctcaattgaagtctgaaacaagactgtttttacaataatgtcggttggcgcagcaaccttattctttttaaagacataagaggtttataaacgtcttttatctatgctgactactagatcattaaagagggggcaaaacgggtgatttcaccctttgtaacactactcccccccgaggaaaagagtcgtcccgactcgggaaagatagAACAATTATAAGAATAGTCtagtagtcagtgctcaaaggtgagttggagctgtggttctaaaaatttaagaactccctcccttttttactatctggcatttgcccacagtctcaaggtaaaccacagaaaaccttgagcagatagttgagcgttaaataatctcaaaaatttatgtgccatgttttataaaggttagtgttattgagtgttatgtggcttcatgaattcaaagttatccgcaac
The Neodiprion fabricii isolate iyNeoFabr1 chromosome 5, iyNeoFabr1.1, whole genome shotgun sequence genome window above contains:
- the LOC124183742 gene encoding uncharacterized protein LOC124183742 yields the protein MFRQIAVHPDVWALQQILWVDPNNQVVPYYLTTVTYELSCAPFLAIRVMLQLVEDEGHDFPLAISPLTKGRYVDDIFGGAETLQELQETARQLQEICQRGCFPLQKWSANVKDALRYVTSESRTDTVSINSEDPNLKFLGLEWNSTEDNFKFTLQTSFHQDVTKRTVLSETASLFDPLGFISPITVKAKAFLQELWLAKLHWDDKLPVQLQEKWLRFQASLSDLSLISLPRWLHLSSTSKVELHGFSDASMLAIAAAVYLRSTSADGTTTVTLVCSKTKVTPLKRLTIPKLELSAALLLAKLMSGVQRTLELSEVPVSLWTDAEVALTWMTSHPSRWKDFVRNRVATIQELTSKATWRYVARKQNPADCATRGMTPRQLSKHRLWWDGPEWLFLPRRTWPNAPLDPSSDADLEVRPGLGLIATSDPDRQI